The following DNA comes from Haloferax mediterranei ATCC 33500.
AGGGAACGTCAGTATCGGGGTGAACTCACGTCACGACGGACGCAAAGCACCACCGATGAACCGTTCAGGTCGGCTGATAGACGTAGTATCCGTCCTCACGCTGGACGAGACCAAGGTCCATGAGGTGTTCGAGCACTGGGTAGAGCGTGATAGTCTTCATCCCGAGCGTGTCCCGAAGTTCCTCTACGGTCCCCACACGTTGCTGCGAGAGATAGAGGTAAACGAGCTTGGTCTGGGACGATGTCAGCGTCTCTGGGAGCGGTTCGACGGACCAGTCAAGCTCCGCCTCTTCGCTCTGGTACGGTGGTACGGACGTGAGTCGTGGGTCTTCCTTATACATGATTGTCACCACTCCATCCCACCATTGACGCCGAGTACTTGTCCCGTCATGTAGTCCGATTCGTCGCTGGCGAGGAACCGAACGATACCCGTGATATCATCCACCTCCGCGAATCGGTTGAGAGGGATACGTTGGCAAATCTTATCTTGTATCTCCTCGCCCACGTCATCGAACATGTCGGTTTGGGTGAAACCAGGTGCGACGCAATTAGCCGTCGTCCTGTGTCGCGCCAGTTCGAGAGCGATAGTGCGCGTGAACCCGAACAGTCCACTCTTTGTGGCCGCGTAGTTGGCTTGTCCGAAGTTGCCTTGCTGGCCGACGACGCTCGAAATGTTGATGAGGCGACCGCGGTCTGCCTCCTTCAGGTCGTCGTAGAAGACCTTCGTCGCGTTGAAGACGCCGCCGAGGTTCACGTCCATGACGCGGTCCCAGTCCTCGCAAGTCATGTTCTCGAACTTGCAGTCGACTGTCACGCCCGCGTTGTTCACAAGTACATCAATAGGTCCGAATACTTTGTGCACGCGGTCGCGCATCGCCGAGACCTCGTCGTACTCACAGACATCGGCTTGAAGCGCAATAGCGCTCCCACCTGCGGCCTCAATCTCGTCAACGACGTCATAAGCTTCGGCCTCCGAAGTTCGGTAGTTTACCACGACATCCGCACCTGCTTCTCCAAACTCCTCTGCGATTCCCCGTCCAATTCCCCGTGATGCGCCCGTTACCAGGCACGTCCGTGATGTTAAATCGTTCATATTTGCTCAGTGTTGTCACTATATCGCACACGAGTGTCGTTTCGCCCTCGTTATACAATCGAACGTTACGAGGTACTCTCGACGTATGGCTCGCGTGGAATTCGTACACCCACTACAATTGTTAGATTGTCGTCATTCTATAAAGAAATTTCTCCACCAATGGATGTTACCAAACAACATGGTTAGACAGTCACTATAACACGACTATAACCGAGCAAACTGAACATGGGGACGAGGGTGCGAGGTAGGAGACTACTAACGCGTCCTGACTTAGGCACCCGGTGTATACGCACGCGGGCTGTTCTCGAGCGTTTCGAGGTACTCGACGACCGAACAGGACCGATCCCCGTTATGGCAGGGGTAAACACCCATTAACTCCTCATCATCATCGTAGACCGCGAGACAGAGTGTCGGGAGAGAAACCACGTCGTAGTGCTCGTCCGCAATCGAAGACACGATGGTCCGCTCGTCGAATGTAGCCTGGAGCGAGACATCGTTCTCCGCCGCCCACTCTCTGAACTCGTGGATGTACTCGAGCAACTCACTCCCATACTCTGTGTTCGCGATAGGTCCGTTGGACCGTAGTTCGCGTCCCCATACGCGGACATCGTAGTCATCGATGTATCCCGCGTCAGCGAGTTCTGTTAGCTTCTCGACTGCCGCTTCCTTCATGCGTTCCACACCGACTTCGGCGTCGGCACGGAGGAATAACTTCACGTGGTTCGGTTCATCTGTTCTCGTGGTCATGACGGGTGCTGCCAGTCGACGTAACTGGGATTGCTAGTACAACGAACTACCCAAAAACTCTTTGCACGCTCACATATCCTGTAAGTAGTTATCACATAACTATATCTTTTGCGTGAATAGTTAGTACTTGGCACTGTATACAGTGTGAATCACTTCGGGTCACATTAAGGGAAATCAGAGGTTCCCACATCCAGCAAATTGTAGAACGGTTTGCGAGACCTCGACGTACTCGGTCTATTCCGCCTGTAGAATATAGCACCTGACCGTTCCCGCCTGTAGAATATAGCACCTGACCGTTCGTGAAATTACTCCACATGGTCCGGTGCCGAGTCGACGAGTACGACGGCCTCGCCCTCGATAACGGCTTCACCATCGGCGTTCGTAACCGTCGTCGACAGGCGGAAACGGTCCTCAGCCAGCGCCTCAACGACTTCGACTTCGGCAGTGAGCCGAGAGCCGATTTGCACAGGATTCAGGAACCGCATGTCCTGAGAGAGATAGACAGTAACGCCGGGAAGGCGAGCCAGGGCCGCGCTGATGAGTCCCGAAACAAGAGTTCCGTGGACAATGCGACCGCCGAATCGAGTCCCTTCTGCGAACGTTTCGTCAAGGTGGAGTCGATTCGTGTCGCCGCTCACCTTCGCGAACGCACGGACATCCTCGTCGGAGATTGTCTTCGAGAAGGTGACGGTGTCACCTGGATTGATGTTCTCAGAGGCGTCGACAGTCCTCGTCTCCGTCCAGTCCGAGTCGTCGTAGGCAACGCTCTCTACGCTCGGCTCCAGTTCGACCTCGCCGCTCTGGTCACCATCACTGAGACCTAAGGCTGCGAGTGTCGCTCGATTCGCCTCAAGGACGCTGTTCGCGAGGTGGCCAGAGGCGCGAAGCCATGCTGAAGTCAGTTGTTGCATCCCCGTCGATGAGGAGGGTGTCTTTCGGTTCGTGGCGGTGTTCTCACGAGTCATCTTATAAGGTCGTTACTGCGGCTCTGCACCCGCCCAACTTATGTACTTCGGTATGTGTTCACAATCGTCTACTGAGTGCCAGGCAGGGGATTTTTGCCGGCTTCTACACCATACGATACCATCTGATACCACTAAATGGTGTCGAAGGGAACATATATGTTACTGCAGGTACAACACCGAGTTAGGAGATGACGAACGACTCAAACGATGCGAGGTGGCCGCCGGCGCTGTTCGCATCACAGATGCAGAAAGCCAGCGAAGAGTTCACCCAACAACAACTCCGTCTGTTCGAACAACTGATGACAGCGGGTACGGGTGTTTCAGACAGCCCTTCGATGGGTGACTTCCCCGACCTCGGATCGATGAGTCTCCAAACCGCGGTCTTCAAAACGCGCGTGCAGAGTGGGGGGCGCATCAGCATCCCCGACGCTGAGCGCGATGCCCTCGACATCGAGGAAGGAGACCTCGTTCAGGCGTTCGTCGTCCCAATCAAACAATCACGTGGTGATTCAAATGAGTGAACAAGCCAAC
Coding sequences within:
- a CDS encoding HTH domain-containing protein; the encoded protein is MTTRTDEPNHVKLFLRADAEVGVERMKEAAVEKLTELADAGYIDDYDVRVWGRELRSNGPIANTEYGSELLEYIHEFREWAAENDVSLQATFDERTIVSSIADEHYDVVSLPTLCLAVYDDDEELMGVYPCHNGDRSCSVVEYLETLENSPRAYTPGA
- a CDS encoding MaoC family dehydratase; protein product: MTRENTATNRKTPSSSTGMQQLTSAWLRASGHLANSVLEANRATLAALGLSDGDQSGEVELEPSVESVAYDDSDWTETRTVDASENINPGDTVTFSKTISDEDVRAFAKVSGDTNRLHLDETFAEGTRFGGRIVHGTLVSGLISAALARLPGVTVYLSQDMRFLNPVQIGSRLTAEVEVVEALAEDRFRLSTTVTNADGEAVIEGEAVVLVDSAPDHVE
- a CDS encoding beta-ketoacyl-ACP reductase — its product is MNDLTSRTCLVTGASRGIGRGIAEEFGEAGADVVVNYRTSEAEAYDVVDEIEAAGGSAIALQADVCEYDEVSAMRDRVHKVFGPIDVLVNNAGVTVDCKFENMTCEDWDRVMDVNLGGVFNATKVFYDDLKEADRGRLINISSVVGQQGNFGQANYAATKSGLFGFTRTIALELARHRTTANCVAPGFTQTDMFDDVGEEIQDKICQRIPLNRFAEVDDITGIVRFLASDESDYMTGQVLGVNGGMEW
- a CDS encoding AbrB/MazE/SpoVT family DNA-binding domain-containing protein: MTNDSNDARWPPALFASQMQKASEEFTQQQLRLFEQLMTAGTGVSDSPSMGDFPDLGSMSLQTAVFKTRVQSGGRISIPDAERDALDIEEGDLVQAFVVPIKQSRGDSNE
- a CDS encoding helix-turn-helix domain-containing protein encodes the protein MYKEDPRLTSVPPYQSEEAELDWSVEPLPETLTSSQTKLVYLYLSQQRVGTVEELRDTLGMKTITLYPVLEHLMDLGLVQREDGYYVYQPT